One genomic region from Apodemus sylvaticus chromosome 1, mApoSyl1.1, whole genome shotgun sequence encodes:
- the LOC127689705 gene encoding olfactory receptor 5A2-like, with protein MAGGRNSTTVTRFVLLGFSAQPQMKVFLFMLFLGIYLLTLVWNLSLITIIRMDSHLHTPMYFFLSNLSFLDICYSSSTVPKMLSDMVTDQNTISFLGCATQYFVFCGMGLTECLLLAAMAYDRYTAICNPLLYLALMSHTLCLKLVAAAYMGGFLSSLIETCSVYQHDFCGPNIINHFFCDLPPILALACSDIFISQVVTFVLGVIVGVMSVLVVLISYGYIVAAVLRINSAKGRTKAFSTSASHLTAVILFYGSGLFMYMRPSSSYSLSQDKVASVFYAVIIPMMNPIIYSLRNKDIKNAMRNAVERDYLLSHGHSFF; from the coding sequence ATGGCCGGAGGAAGAAACAGCACCACTGTGACCAGATTCGTCCTACTGGGATTTTCAGCTCAGCCTCAGATGAAGGTCTTCCTTTTCATGCTGTTTCTGGGGATTTATCTCCTGACCTTAGTCTGGAACCTGAGCCTCATCACCATCATTAGGATGGACAGTcacctgcacacacccatgtacttcttcctcagtaaTCTCTCCTTCCTGGACATCTGTTATTCATCCTCCACTGTCCCCAAAATGCTTTCTGACATGGTCACAGATCAGAACACAATTTCTTTTCTTGGCTGTGCCACACAATACTTTGTCTTCTGTGGAATGGGGCTGACTGAATGCTTGCTCCTGGCAGCTATGGCCTATGACCGGTACACTGCCATCTGCAACCCACTGCTCTACTTGGCGCTCATGTCCCACACTCTGTGTTTAAAGTTGGTGGCTGCTGCCTATATGGGTGGCTTTCTTAGCTCTTTGATTGAAACGTGCTCTGTCTACCAGCATGATTTCTGTGGACCCAACATAATCAATCACTTCTTCTGTGACCTTCCTCCAATCCTGGCTCTAGCCTGCTCTGACATCTTCATAAGCCAGGTGGTGACCTTTGTTTTAGGTGTCATTGTGGGGGTGATGTCTGTCCTAGTGGTCCTCATCTCTTATGGATACATTGTTGCTGCTGTCCTTAGGATTAACTCAGCTAAAGGTAGGACCAAGGCCTTTAGCACCAGTGCTTCTCACCTGACTGCTGTGATCCTCTTCTACGGCTCTGGTCTCTTCATGTACATGAGACCCAGTTCAAGCTATTCCCTCAGCCAGGACAAGGTGGCATCTGTATTCTATGCTGTGATAATCCCCATGATGAACCCCATCATCTATAGCCTCAGAAATAAGGACATTAAAAATGCCATGAGGAATGCCGTGGAAAGGGACTACCTGCTTTCTCATGGGCATTCATTTTTCTGA